A genomic window from Marivivens aquimaris includes:
- a CDS encoding JAB domain-containing protein, which translates to MTPQEETVILEARDILGRYLSQNPVIGSWHALMDYCALAVRGPIERFHVLYLDRKNRIISDELLSTGTVDHVPVYPREVIKRALMLNASALILTHNHPSGDPTPSEADLSMTKEIQKGCKYLGLTLHDHIIVGAGTELSLRALGKL; encoded by the coding sequence ATGACCCCCCAGGAAGAAACCGTCATCCTCGAGGCCCGTGACATCCTCGGCCGCTACCTCAGCCAGAACCCGGTCATCGGCAGCTGGCATGCGCTGATGGACTACTGCGCGCTGGCCGTCCGCGGGCCCATCGAGCGCTTCCACGTCCTCTATCTCGACCGCAAGAACCGCATCATCTCGGATGAGCTTCTCTCGACCGGTACGGTCGACCATGTCCCGGTCTATCCGCGCGAGGTGATCAAGCGAGCGCTGATGCTGAACGCCAGCGCCCTGATCCTGACCCACAACCACCCTTCGGGCGATCCGACGCCGTCGGAAGCCGATCTCAGCATGACCAAGGAAATCCAGAAGGGCTGCAAGTACCTCGGGCTGACGCTGCACGACCACATCATCGTCGGCGCCGGGACAGAGCTAAGCCTGCGGGCCCTCGGCAAGCTCTGA
- a CDS encoding DNA repair protein RadC — MFDLPLPIHPTTGPRGFSPVFAVGDADPNHPFALTLSRRTPADLMSGRAAPLVLARFATLAEAMQGAIDHAEGIVPDAPPQLLAILDRDERLVLAGAASDHAVAWCHPVTSAAEARGVVTEASQLRAQAGRATAWAEPDLAQRLRHRADLLDGRLVDPLWRAFAARALQVAA, encoded by the coding sequence ATGTTCGACTTGCCCCTGCCCATCCACCCGACCACCGGCCCGCGAGGCTTCTCGCCGGTTTTCGCTGTGGGCGATGCTGATCCCAACCACCCCTTTGCCCTGACCCTGTCGCGCCGCACGCCTGCGGATCTGATGTCGGGCCGGGCCGCGCCGTTGGTCCTCGCCCGCTTTGCAACTCTGGCCGAGGCCATGCAGGGCGCGATCGACCATGCCGAGGGGATCGTCCCGGATGCTCCGCCCCAGCTTCTGGCCATCCTCGACCGCGACGAGCGCCTCGTTCTGGCCGGGGCCGCCAGCGACCACGCCGTCGCCTGGTGCCACCCGGTCACGAGCGCGGCTGAAGCGCGGGGCGTCGTGACCGAGGCGAGCCAGCTGCGCGCGCAGGCCGGCCGCGCGACTGCCTGGGCCGAGCCGGATCTGGCGCAACGGCTGCGCCACCGCGCCGATCTTCTGGATGGGCGTCTCGTAGACCCGCTCTGGCGCGCCTTTGCCGCCCGGGCGCTGCAAGTCGCTGCCTGA
- a CDS encoding DUF6878 family protein, producing MTLTEPTLTPPMAPSSVDMAQIFAAHAARTARIDALRPGNKDRLFDGLMAAGITHVTVTFDGAGDSGQIESIGAWSGETAVDFPATEIEYAALTWDDPEVEMRQLSLEDVVEQLAYDFLSDTHGGWENNDGAYGEFCFDAAARCIHLEFNGRFTSSELYTHDF from the coding sequence ATGACCTTGACCGAACCCACCCTCACGCCGCCGATGGCACCCTCGTCCGTCGACATGGCGCAGATCTTCGCGGCGCATGCCGCGCGCACGGCCCGGATCGACGCGCTGCGCCCCGGCAACAAGGACCGCCTTTTCGATGGCCTCATGGCCGCCGGCATCACCCATGTCACCGTGACCTTCGACGGTGCGGGGGACAGCGGCCAGATCGAAAGTATCGGTGCATGGTCTGGTGAAACCGCCGTCGATTTCCCCGCGACCGAGATCGAGTATGCCGCGCTCACCTGGGACGACCCCGAGGTCGAGATGCGGCAGCTCTCGCTGGAAGATGTCGTCGAGCAACTCGCTTACGACTTCCTCTCCGACACCCATGGCGGCTGGGAAAACAACGACGGCGCTTACGGCGAGTTCTGCTTCGACGCCGCGGCCCGTTGCATCCATCTCGAGTTCAACGGGCGCTTCACCTCGTCCGAACTTTACACCCACGATTTCTGA
- a CDS encoding DUF6915 family protein — MAHPYHHALSSVKKWGGTVEDFMAVHAWFDQSKEITADFRHRALRHHAEGIFMAETIFGPTLTLSTGRIIPTRWVGEQHVKEDLGFIPSFADWVKAIRPEPWMGRTARIEALVDPYLASPVVEVT; from the coding sequence ATGGCACATCCCTATCACCACGCCCTCTCCTCGGTGAAGAAATGGGGCGGCACGGTCGAGGATTTCATGGCGGTGCATGCCTGGTTCGACCAGAGCAAGGAGATCACAGCCGACTTCCGGCACCGGGCGCTGCGCCACCATGCCGAAGGCATCTTCATGGCCGAGACGATTTTCGGGCCGACCCTCACCCTCTCGACCGGGCGTATCATCCCGACCCGCTGGGTGGGAGAGCAGCATGTGAAGGAAGACCTCGGCTTCATCCCGAGCTTCGCCGATTGGGTGAAGGCTATTCGGCCAGAGCCGTGGATGGGCCGGACCGCGCGGATCGAGGCCTTGGTCGATCCGTATCTCGCTTCGCCCGTGGTCGAGGTCACCTGA
- a CDS encoding antitoxin of toxin-antitoxin stability system has translation MPEVICTTVYQFPELSDAAKEKARSWYRELGPHDDWWDSVYEDFERVCEILGIRLKTTPVRLMGGGTRAKPCIWFSGFWSQGDGACFEGYWSHAKGAAARIRDYAPKDATLHGIADRLQATQRRNFYQLAAEVSHRGRYYHEYTMAVDVTRDSPTWQPPTEDAEEIVTEALRDLARWLYRQLEAEYDHLTSDEAIEEGIIVNDYTFTEAGCRFG, from the coding sequence ATGCCTGAGGTGATCTGTACCACGGTCTACCAGTTCCCCGAACTCTCGGATGCCGCCAAGGAAAAGGCGCGCAGCTGGTATCGCGAGCTTGGCCCCCACGACGATTGGTGGGATTCGGTCTACGAGGATTTCGAGCGGGTCTGCGAAATCCTCGGCATTCGCCTGAAGACTACACCCGTCCGCCTTATGGGCGGCGGGACGCGGGCCAAACCCTGCATCTGGTTCTCCGGCTTCTGGAGCCAGGGCGACGGTGCTTGCTTCGAGGGCTATTGGTCCCACGCGAAGGGCGCGGCCGCGCGCATCCGGGACTACGCGCCCAAGGACGCGACGCTGCATGGCATAGCCGACCGGCTGCAGGCCACCCAGCGGCGGAACTTCTACCAGCTCGCCGCCGAGGTCAGCCACCGCGGGCGCTACTACCACGAATATACCATGGCCGTTGACGTCACGCGGGACAGCCCGACCTGGCAGCCACCGACCGAGGACGCCGAGGAGATCGTGACCGAGGCGCTGCGCGATCTGGCCCGCTGGCTCTACCGCCAGCTTGAGGCGGAATACGACCACCTCACCTCGGATGAGGCAATCGAGGAGGGGATCATCGTCAACGATTACACGTTCACGGAAGCCGGGTGTCGCTTCGGGTAA
- a CDS encoding DUF6088 family protein — protein sequence MNVATTLPEGVPLAAKGLLHLGSRAAVDQTLSRLAARGELIRAGRGIYMRPVQTRFGPRSPSAEQAIEALAVQRGETIVPSGAAAANALGLTTQVPVKSVYLTSGRSRVLNLGRQAVELRHAPRWQLALGNKASGQVVRALAWLGPDEAPKALQILRSKLTETAKTELMSAAPQFPTWLARLVGEMVHG from the coding sequence ATGAATGTCGCGACGACGTTGCCGGAGGGGGTGCCCTTGGCAGCGAAGGGGCTCTTGCACCTCGGCTCGCGCGCGGCGGTCGATCAGACGCTCTCGCGTCTGGCCGCGCGCGGCGAGCTGATCCGTGCGGGACGCGGCATCTATATGCGCCCCGTCCAAACACGCTTCGGTCCCCGCAGTCCGTCCGCTGAACAGGCGATTGAAGCGCTCGCAGTGCAGCGGGGCGAGACGATCGTGCCGAGCGGTGCTGCTGCAGCAAACGCTCTGGGCCTCACGACACAGGTGCCGGTCAAGTCGGTTTACCTCACCTCCGGTCGAAGCCGCGTGCTGAACCTTGGCCGGCAAGCGGTCGAACTGCGTCATGCGCCGCGCTGGCAGTTGGCCCTTGGCAACAAGGCCTCCGGCCAGGTTGTTCGGGCTCTGGCATGGCTCGGGCCGGATGAGGCTCCCAAGGCCCTGCAAATCCTGCGATCCAAGCTTACGGAGACGGCAAAGACTGAGCTGATGTCCGCCGCGCCGCAGTTTCCGACTTGGCTGGCACGATTAGTCGGAGAGATGGTCCATGGCTGA
- a CDS encoding nucleotidyl transferase AbiEii/AbiGii toxin family protein, whose amino-acid sequence MAEAFLRLSDKDRLDALGVAADRLGRPAHLLEKDVWVVWAIQQLFGSPIGTNLVFKGGTSLSKAYQVIDRFSEDVDLTFDIRALIPDLLEGREDAMPATSSEERRWSKRVRKDLPEWVAGTIQPILQQAIDREGVDAGLRIDGDKLFIDYPHLAQGTGYVSPSVMLEFGARSTGEPASPRDIVCDAASVIEGVEFPTARPRVMHAERTFWEKATAIHVFCLQNRMRGDRFSRHWHDVARLDDAGIAAAAIQDRALATAVARHKTMFFAEKAADATRIDYGTATSGHLQLVPGGDALKALADDYGRMVEDGLLASTPEPFGDLMDRCAGIARKANAAFKPD is encoded by the coding sequence ATGGCTGAAGCATTCCTGCGCCTCAGCGACAAGGACCGACTGGATGCTCTTGGTGTCGCGGCCGATCGGCTCGGCCGACCAGCCCATCTCCTCGAGAAGGACGTCTGGGTGGTCTGGGCGATCCAGCAATTGTTTGGATCGCCCATCGGCACAAACCTCGTCTTCAAGGGCGGCACCTCGCTGTCGAAGGCCTACCAGGTCATTGACCGGTTTTCTGAGGATGTGGACCTGACCTTCGATATCCGGGCCCTGATCCCGGATCTACTCGAGGGCCGTGAAGACGCCATGCCCGCCACATCCAGTGAAGAGCGGCGCTGGTCGAAACGTGTTCGAAAGGATTTGCCTGAATGGGTGGCCGGGACCATTCAGCCGATCCTGCAGCAGGCAATTGATCGGGAAGGGGTCGATGCCGGCCTTCGGATTGATGGCGACAAGCTGTTCATCGACTACCCGCACCTCGCCCAAGGCACTGGATACGTTTCTCCGAGCGTGATGCTGGAATTCGGCGCGCGTTCTACAGGAGAGCCCGCATCCCCACGCGATATCGTTTGCGATGCCGCGTCGGTGATCGAAGGCGTGGAGTTTCCCACTGCCCGCCCGCGCGTGATGCATGCGGAACGGACGTTCTGGGAAAAGGCGACAGCGATCCACGTCTTCTGTTTGCAAAACCGTATGCGAGGGGATCGCTTTTCTCGCCACTGGCATGATGTCGCCCGGTTGGACGATGCGGGCATCGCCGCTGCGGCCATCCAAGATCGCGCGCTTGCGACCGCTGTCGCCCGGCACAAGACGATGTTCTTTGCAGAGAAGGCGGCGGATGCCACGCGGATCGATTACGGCACCGCAACCTCTGGGCATCTACAACTGGTCCCAGGCGGCGATGCTCTCAAGGCTCTCGCTGACGATTATGGCCGGATGGTCGAGGACGGCCTGCTTGCATCAACACCAGAGCCTTTTGGCGACTTGATGGACCGTTGCGCGGGCATCGCGCGCAAGGCCAATGCAGCGTTCAAGCCTGACTGA
- a CDS encoding strawberry notch family protein: MTHLAPVAQASLPAPIVRLATNPAPAIVAVAEALQPDLAQGLQIDALRLRLEMERAFGGSDATGAWDWKLAYEAGEVALVLFLRKFGRALLTRAGSPVALLPILTKVAGLLPTHTRRSEEMERFQQFSTPLPMGLAAVAAAQITPRDLVLEPSAGTGLLAILAEIAGGTLALNELADTRTDLLRLLFPGRPVTGFDAAQIDDHLDASSSPSVILMNPPFSTVANVDGRSTEATARHLRSALARLAPGGRLVAITGAGFAPDAPAWAETFGRLTETALLVFTGAVSGAAFAKHGTSFETRISVFDKCRGGEPGGITAGLRQPTSPDVAHLMSRVTAEVPPRLELDPAPAAGQGHSSPFPGNSHLTTRKPASRSHATSAANPAKPDTPIEAEELNYATRDAAGDEDATRLSDAIYETFRLQAIDIPGAAPHPTKLVQSAAMASVAPPKPTYRPKLPAAILRDGLLSDAQLETVIYAGEAHGAHLTGSWTVDETGDVVSAAPDDAADAVRFRRGFFLGDGTGAGKGRQSAGILLDNWCQGRRKALWISKSDKLLEDAQRDWSALGQERLLVTPLSRFAQCRDIPLTEGILFTTYATLRSEERGAKKSRVDQIVDWLGADFDGVILFDESHAMANAAGGKGERGDTMASQQGRAGLRLQHKLPNARVVYVSATGATTVHNLAYAQRLGLWGGEDFPFATRGEFVEAIEAGGVAAMEVLARDLRALGLYTARSLSYDGVEYEMLEHALSPEQRGIYDAYAGAFAIIHNNLTAALEAANISGAADGPSGSGTLNRQAKSAARSAFESAKQRFFGHLLTSMKTPTLISSIEADLAAGHAAVIQIVSTGEALMERRLSEIPTDEWNDIRCDITPREYVLDYLAHSFPVQLYEPFTDSEGNLSSRPVTRDGQPVECREAVRRRDALIEKLASLPAVPGALDQIIQRFGTDLVAEVTGRSRRIVRKGEGHSARLVVENRAGAANLSETQAFMDDEKRILIFSDAGGTGRSYHADLGAKNQRLRVHYLLEPGWKADAAIQGLGRTNRTNQAQPPLFRPVATDVKAEKRFLSTIARRLDTLGAITRGQRQTGGQGLFRPEDNLESPYARDALRQLYRRIYRGDVVGCSLGAFEDATGLSLTDDNGLKDDLPPITTFLNRLLALTIDMQAVLFAGFEELLDQRIEGAIAAGVYDLGLETLRAESFRVTDAQVIYTHPGSGAETQLLTIAEKRRNMPTSLADALDWLNDPKARLLVNSRSGRAAVQVPATSHMLDDGTIEPRLRLIRPTEASTVPAKVMEDTHWLEADRAAFTAAWTAELAEVPEFSEATLHIVAGLLLPIWKQLPQDETRVYRLQTDDGQRIIGRRVSPAWVATTLAADAPKLSAAQIHALVLEGKTVVCLSEGMELHRSRVMGANRIELSGFSEAAKDRLKADGFFSEIISWKLRLFCPTDADGVAILDRLLARCPVARLHDRGGC; this comes from the coding sequence ATGACCCATCTTGCCCCTGTTGCGCAGGCATCCTTGCCTGCGCCCATTGTTCGGTTGGCAACAAATCCTGCCCCTGCGATCGTTGCTGTTGCCGAAGCGCTGCAGCCCGATCTGGCGCAAGGGCTTCAGATCGACGCGCTGCGCCTGCGCCTCGAAATGGAGCGCGCCTTTGGCGGCTCCGATGCGACCGGTGCCTGGGACTGGAAGCTCGCCTATGAGGCGGGCGAGGTGGCGCTGGTCCTCTTCCTGAGGAAATTCGGCCGTGCGCTGCTGACCCGGGCAGGTTCGCCCGTGGCGCTGTTGCCCATCCTCACCAAGGTGGCGGGTCTTTTGCCCACGCACACCCGGCGGTCGGAAGAGATGGAGCGCTTTCAGCAATTCTCGACGCCGCTGCCAATGGGGCTCGCGGCTGTGGCGGCAGCACAGATCACGCCCCGTGATCTTGTCCTAGAGCCGTCTGCCGGGACCGGGCTTCTGGCGATCCTCGCCGAGATCGCCGGCGGCACTCTGGCTCTGAACGAGTTGGCGGACACCCGCACCGACCTTCTTCGCTTGCTGTTCCCGGGCCGACCGGTCACGGGGTTTGATGCCGCGCAGATCGATGATCATCTCGACGCCTCCTCAAGCCCGAGCGTCATCCTGATGAACCCGCCTTTCTCGACTGTGGCCAATGTCGATGGTCGGTCGACCGAGGCGACGGCCCGACATCTGCGCTCAGCACTCGCGCGTCTGGCTCCCGGCGGACGGCTCGTGGCCATCACCGGAGCCGGTTTCGCGCCGGATGCGCCTGCCTGGGCCGAGACCTTCGGCCGTCTGACCGAGACCGCCCTTCTCGTCTTCACCGGCGCGGTGTCGGGCGCGGCTTTTGCCAAACATGGGACCAGCTTCGAGACGCGGATTTCTGTCTTCGATAAATGCCGCGGCGGCGAGCCGGGCGGCATCACCGCAGGCCTGCGCCAACCCACATCCCCGGACGTGGCACATCTGATGTCCCGGGTCACTGCCGAGGTTCCGCCGCGCCTCGAACTGGATCCAGCTCCTGCTGCGGGGCAGGGCCATTCTTCCCCCTTTCCGGGAAATTCTCACCTCACCACCCGCAAACCCGCCAGCCGATCGCACGCGACCTCTGCAGCCAATCCGGCGAAGCCTGACACGCCGATCGAGGCTGAGGAACTAAACTACGCAACTCGCGACGCCGCCGGGGACGAAGATGCGACACGGCTGTCCGACGCGATCTACGAGACCTTCCGTTTGCAGGCCATCGACATCCCCGGTGCGGCGCCACACCCGACTAAGCTTGTGCAATCGGCGGCGATGGCCTCGGTCGCACCTCCGAAACCCACGTACCGCCCCAAGCTTCCGGCGGCCATCCTGCGCGACGGCCTGTTGTCCGACGCGCAGCTTGAGACTGTCATCTACGCGGGGGAGGCGCATGGCGCGCATCTCACTGGGTCTTGGACCGTCGATGAAACCGGAGACGTGGTCTCCGCTGCACCGGACGATGCCGCTGACGCCGTCCGCTTCCGCCGCGGCTTTTTCCTCGGCGATGGCACCGGGGCGGGCAAGGGCCGCCAGTCGGCCGGGATCCTGCTCGACAACTGGTGCCAAGGCCGCCGCAAGGCGCTCTGGATCTCGAAGAGCGACAAGCTTCTCGAGGATGCGCAGCGCGACTGGTCCGCACTCGGCCAGGAGCGGCTGCTTGTCACGCCCCTGTCGCGCTTCGCGCAATGCCGCGACATCCCGCTGACCGAGGGCATCCTCTTCACCACCTACGCAACGCTTCGCTCAGAAGAGCGGGGCGCCAAGAAATCCCGTGTCGACCAGATCGTCGATTGGCTCGGGGCGGATTTCGACGGGGTGATCCTCTTCGACGAAAGCCATGCCATGGCAAATGCCGCCGGCGGCAAAGGCGAGCGCGGCGATACCATGGCCTCGCAGCAGGGCAGGGCGGGTCTGCGCCTGCAGCACAAGCTTCCGAATGCCCGCGTGGTCTATGTCTCGGCCACGGGCGCGACGACCGTCCACAACCTTGCCTATGCGCAACGCCTCGGCCTCTGGGGCGGAGAGGACTTTCCGTTCGCCACGCGCGGGGAGTTCGTCGAGGCCATCGAGGCGGGCGGCGTCGCCGCGATGGAGGTTCTTGCCCGCGACCTCCGGGCGCTCGGCCTCTACACGGCGCGGTCGCTTTCCTATGACGGTGTCGAATACGAGATGCTCGAACATGCGCTCAGCCCCGAGCAGCGCGGCATTTACGATGCCTATGCCGGGGCCTTCGCCATCATTCACAACAACCTGACCGCGGCGTTGGAGGCTGCGAACATTTCCGGCGCGGCCGACGGGCCGAGCGGGTCGGGCACGCTGAACCGCCAGGCCAAGTCCGCCGCACGGTCAGCCTTCGAGAGCGCCAAACAGCGCTTCTTCGGCCATCTGTTGACCAGCATGAAAACCCCCACCCTCATTTCCAGCATCGAGGCTGATCTCGCGGCAGGCCATGCGGCGGTCATCCAGATTGTCTCGACAGGTGAGGCGCTGATGGAACGCCGCCTGTCGGAGATCCCGACCGACGAATGGAATGATATCCGCTGTGACATCACTCCCAGGGAGTATGTCCTGGACTACCTCGCCCATTCTTTCCCGGTGCAGCTCTACGAGCCTTTCACCGACAGCGAGGGCAATCTCTCGTCCCGGCCCGTGACGCGAGACGGCCAACCGGTCGAATGCCGCGAAGCCGTCCGCCGTCGTGACGCGCTGATCGAGAAGCTGGCTTCGCTGCCAGCGGTGCCGGGGGCGCTCGACCAGATCATCCAGCGTTTCGGCACCGATCTCGTGGCTGAAGTCACGGGGCGTTCACGGCGCATCGTGCGCAAGGGTGAAGGGCATTCGGCACGGCTCGTCGTGGAGAACAGGGCCGGAGCTGCGAACCTCTCGGAGACCCAAGCCTTCATGGATGACGAAAAACGTATCCTGATCTTCTCGGATGCCGGCGGCACCGGGCGCAGCTATCACGCCGATCTCGGGGCGAAGAACCAGCGCCTGCGGGTCCACTATCTCCTGGAACCGGGCTGGAAGGCAGATGCCGCGATCCAGGGGCTTGGCCGCACCAACCGCACCAATCAGGCTCAGCCGCCGCTGTTCCGACCGGTGGCCACCGATGTGAAGGCGGAGAAGCGGTTCCTCTCGACCATTGCGCGACGTCTCGACACGCTTGGCGCGATCACGCGCGGCCAGCGCCAGACCGGGGGGCAGGGGTTGTTCCGCCCCGAGGACAACCTCGAGTCCCCCTACGCCCGCGACGCCCTGCGCCAGCTTTACCGCCGCATCTATCGCGGCGATGTGGTGGGCTGCTCCCTTGGGGCCTTCGAGGATGCCACTGGCCTCAGCCTGACCGATGACAACGGGCTGAAGGACGACCTTCCCCCGATCACGACCTTCCTCAATCGCCTGCTGGCGCTGACGATCGACATGCAGGCCGTGTTGTTCGCGGGTTTCGAGGAGCTGCTCGATCAGCGAATTGAGGGCGCCATCGCCGCCGGGGTCTATGATCTCGGGCTCGAGACACTCCGTGCCGAGAGCTTCCGGGTGACCGACGCACAGGTCATCTACACCCATCCGGGCTCCGGCGCCGAAACCCAGCTTCTCACCATCGCGGAAAAGCGCCGCAACATGCCGACTTCCCTCGCGGATGCGCTCGACTGGCTGAATGACCCGAAGGCGCGGCTTCTGGTCAACAGCCGCTCGGGCCGGGCCGCCGTGCAGGTTCCCGCCACCAGTCACATGCTGGACGATGGGACCATCGAGCCGCGCCTGCGCCTGATCCGCCCGACCGAGGCCAGCACGGTTCCGGCCAAGGTCATGGAGGACACCCACTGGCTCGAGGCCGACCGCGCGGCCTTCACTGCGGCGTGGACTGCGGAACTGGCCGAGGTGCCGGAGTTCTCCGAAGCCACGCTGCACATCGTCGCAGGTCTGCTGCTGCCGATCTGGAAGCAGCTTCCCCAGGATGAAACCCGCGTCTACCGCCTGCAGACCGATGACGGGCAGCGCATCATCGGCCGCCGCGTCTCGCCTGCCTGGGTCGCGACCACGCTGGCCGCCGATGCGCCCAAGCTCTCGGCCGCGCAGATCCATGCCCTCGTTCTGGAGGGCAAGACCGTGGTGTGCCTGTCCGAAGGGATGGAATTGCACCGCTCGCGCGTCATGGGCGCGAACCGGATCGAACTCTCGGGCTTCTCGGAGGCCGCCAAGGACCGGCTCAAGGCCGATGGCTTCTTCTCGGAGATTATTAGTTGGAAGCTTCGGCTGTTTTGCCCGACCGACGCCGATGGCGTCGCGATACTGGATCGTCTGCTTGCACGTTGTCCTGTCGCAAGGCTACATGATCGAGGAGGTTGTTGA
- a CDS encoding DUF7146 domain-containing protein, protein MYSKTEDLVRDLAENAEGVCRAYLPAGRREGSYWIVGDLQNNPGRSLFVRLTGPASGPGAAGKFTDGATGEHGDLLDIIRARTGITRFPDLLAEARAHLGRPQPVVPDKQEPRKAKAPGGTPAAAARLFAASVPIAGTLAETYLRSRGITQFGANGALRFHPKCWHREEGQTRSSPRPAMIAAVTDGAGAVQGVHRTWLAPDGQGKAAVNPERRAMGHLLGNAVRLTPQDDILVIGEGIETILSLSEAIPGLPVWAALSSGHLGAVLLPEGLKRLYIAIDRDPAGQRAAERLSARASEVGIGCHVLEPRLGDFNDDLRADGKDLLRQHLAGQIGPEDRHRLLS, encoded by the coding sequence ATGTATTCCAAGACCGAAGACCTCGTGCGCGATCTGGCAGAAAATGCCGAAGGCGTCTGTCGTGCCTACCTTCCCGCCGGACGGCGGGAAGGATCCTACTGGATCGTCGGCGATCTGCAGAACAACCCCGGCCGGTCGCTCTTCGTGCGGCTGACCGGGCCTGCATCCGGGCCGGGCGCGGCCGGCAAGTTTACGGATGGGGCCACAGGCGAGCATGGCGATCTCCTGGACATCATCCGCGCCCGGACGGGGATCACGCGCTTCCCCGACCTTCTCGCCGAGGCCCGAGCGCATCTTGGCCGTCCGCAGCCGGTCGTCCCGGATAAGCAAGAGCCGAGGAAGGCCAAGGCGCCCGGTGGCACTCCTGCGGCAGCGGCGCGCTTGTTTGCTGCCTCGGTGCCGATCGCAGGCACGCTTGCTGAGACCTACCTCCGTTCCCGAGGCATCACTCAATTCGGGGCGAACGGCGCCCTACGCTTCCACCCGAAGTGCTGGCATCGGGAAGAGGGGCAGACCCGGAGCAGCCCCAGACCGGCGATGATCGCGGCGGTTACCGATGGGGCAGGGGCCGTGCAGGGCGTGCATCGCACCTGGCTGGCGCCTGACGGACAGGGGAAGGCGGCAGTGAATCCAGAGCGTCGGGCTATGGGTCACCTCCTCGGCAATGCTGTCAGGCTGACCCCGCAGGATGACATCCTCGTCATCGGCGAAGGCATCGAGACCATCCTGTCCCTGTCCGAGGCAATCCCAGGTCTGCCCGTCTGGGCGGCGCTCTCTTCGGGTCACCTCGGGGCGGTCCTGCTGCCAGAGGGGCTGAAGCGCCTCTACATCGCGATCGACCGCGATCCGGCAGGGCAACGCGCGGCGGAGAGGTTGAGCGCCAGAGCCTCCGAGGTCGGGATTGGTTGCCATGTGCTGGAACCGCGGCTCGGGGATTTCAACGATGATCTTCGGGCGGACGGCAAAGACTTGCTGCGCCAGCATCTGGCAGGTCAGATCGGGCCAGAGGATCGGCATCGCCTGCTCAGCTGA
- a CDS encoding DUF2493 domain-containing protein, with translation MTIQTHDDAYEPAHSASQTAHALDELQLYGYRPFDEPDPRPMPDGQRLAVAVADIFDALVATLEDTRMEPDLEEVLWGQVNLFHRATARIERTLDENEQAQRRLQREQDGSEVKSVELERLTAEGLTLVERRNCMDMMRDHAASEFVQHTGSTWRPRTGSMVNRQHMTAALIDSRDFLAAKRRAETEVMLPAGPKVALTGGTDFNDHRLIWGKLDQVRTKYPDMVLLHGGSPKGAELIAAKWAEARGVTQVAFKPDWTKHAKAAPFKRNDAMLDVLPVGVLVFPGTGIQENLADKAKKLGIPVMKFEKGA, from the coding sequence ATGACGATCCAGACCCACGACGACGCGTATGAACCCGCCCATAGCGCATCCCAGACCGCCCATGCGCTCGACGAGCTTCAGCTCTATGGCTATCGCCCCTTTGACGAGCCCGATCCGCGCCCAATGCCCGATGGGCAGCGGCTCGCCGTCGCCGTCGCCGACATCTTCGACGCCCTCGTCGCGACCCTGGAAGACACCCGTATGGAACCCGACCTCGAAGAGGTGCTCTGGGGCCAGGTCAACCTCTTCCACCGCGCCACGGCCAGGATCGAGCGGACGCTCGATGAGAACGAGCAGGCGCAGCGCCGCCTCCAGCGCGAGCAGGACGGCTCCGAAGTGAAATCGGTCGAACTCGAGCGCCTGACGGCCGAAGGCCTGACCCTCGTCGAACGGCGCAACTGCATGGACATGATGCGCGATCACGCCGCATCCGAGTTTGTTCAGCACACAGGATCCACCTGGCGCCCCCGCACCGGCTCGATGGTGAACCGCCAGCACATGACCGCAGCCCTGATCGACAGCCGCGATTTCCTGGCCGCCAAGCGCCGCGCGGAGACCGAGGTGATGCTCCCCGCAGGTCCCAAGGTTGCCCTCACCGGCGGGACCGATTTCAACGATCACCGCCTGATCTGGGGCAAGCTCGACCAAGTCCGGACCAAGTATCCCGACATGGTCCTCCTGCACGGTGGCAGCCCGAAGGGCGCAGAGCTCATCGCCGCCAAATGGGCCGAAGCCCGGGGCGTGACGCAGGTGGCCTTTAAGCCCGACTGGACCAAGCACGCCAAGGCCGCGCCCTTCAAGCGCAACGACGCGATGCTGGATGTGCTCCCGGTCGGGGTCCTTGTCTTCCCCGGAACCGGTATCCAGGAAAACCTCGCCGACAAAGCCAAGAAGCTGGGTATCCCGGTCATGAAGTTCGAGAAGGGGGCGTGA
- a CDS encoding WGR domain-containing protein, whose protein sequence is MFDISQQMEVFPTTVDLKRIDPSLNMRRFYRMSVQPDLFGGACLVREWGRIGFRGQMLIEQHPDEGHAVTALLKLAANKTRRGYRAVAAQKMD, encoded by the coding sequence ATGTTCGACATATCGCAGCAAATGGAAGTGTTCCCGACGACGGTCGATCTCAAGCGGATCGACCCGTCTCTCAACATGCGGCGCTTCTATCGAATGAGCGTTCAGCCAGACCTGTTTGGCGGTGCCTGCCTCGTGCGGGAATGGGGCCGTATCGGGTTTCGAGGTCAGATGCTAATCGAACAGCACCCGGACGAGGGGCATGCTGTGACCGCCTTGTTGAAGCTCGCAGCAAACAAGACGCGGCGAGGGTATCGAGCGGTCGCAGCGCAGAAGATGGATTGA